One genomic window of Catenulispora sp. MAP5-51 includes the following:
- a CDS encoding EF-hand domain-containing protein: protein MNPHPQAAARVEHVFDLFDTDGNGFIEAADIALMTNRVVAAATGSDRAAKDAMRAAFDRYWTTMADELDRNGDGRISAEEFRAFVLSPERFGAAVEQFAEALSALGDPDGDGLIERPVFEALMTAIGFGHENLHALFDSFGPTAQDQVEAEVWRAAIVEFYDPGDGDTRGNHLIPAQQR, encoded by the coding sequence ATGAACCCCCACCCCCAGGCCGCCGCACGGGTCGAGCACGTCTTCGACCTCTTCGACACCGACGGCAACGGCTTCATCGAGGCCGCCGACATCGCGCTCATGACGAACCGGGTGGTCGCGGCCGCGACCGGATCGGACCGGGCCGCCAAGGACGCGATGCGCGCCGCCTTCGACCGCTACTGGACCACGATGGCCGACGAGCTCGACCGGAACGGCGACGGGCGGATCAGCGCCGAGGAGTTCCGGGCCTTCGTGCTCAGCCCGGAGCGTTTCGGCGCGGCCGTCGAGCAGTTCGCCGAGGCGCTGTCCGCACTCGGCGACCCCGACGGCGACGGGCTCATCGAGCGCCCGGTCTTCGAGGCGCTGATGACGGCGATCGGCTTCGGGCACGAGAACCTGCACGCGCTCTTCGACTCCTTCGGCCCCACCGCGCAGGACCAGGTCGAGGCGGAGGTGTGGCGGGCCGCGATCGTGGAGTTCTACGACCCGGGCGACGGCGACACCCGCGGCAACCACCTGATCCCCGCGCAACAGCGCTGA
- a CDS encoding (5-formylfuran-3-yl)methyl phosphate synthase gives MLLLISPADVEEARECAKASQYLDIVDVKKPDEGSLGANFPWVIREIRDAVPADKPVSATVGDVPYKPGTVAQAALGAAVSGATYIKVGLFGCSTPDQAVTVMRAVVRAVKDYRPDALVVASGYADAHRIGCVNPLALPDIAGRSGCDAAMLDTAVKDGTRLFDHVPPDLCAEFVRRAHDSGLFAALAGSVRADDLGTLTAIGTDIVGVRGAVCERGDRTTGRIQPHLVAAFRAEMDRHRDLHSQEQSREQNREQSTVPAGN, from the coding sequence TTGCTGCTGCTCATATCCCCGGCCGACGTCGAAGAAGCCCGCGAGTGCGCGAAGGCGTCGCAGTACCTGGACATCGTCGACGTCAAGAAGCCGGACGAGGGCTCGCTCGGCGCGAACTTCCCGTGGGTGATCCGGGAGATCCGCGACGCCGTGCCGGCGGACAAGCCGGTGTCCGCGACAGTGGGGGACGTGCCCTACAAACCCGGCACGGTCGCCCAGGCAGCCCTGGGCGCGGCCGTCTCGGGCGCCACGTACATCAAGGTCGGCCTCTTCGGCTGCTCGACGCCCGACCAGGCCGTCACCGTCATGCGCGCCGTCGTGCGGGCGGTGAAGGACTACCGGCCGGACGCGCTCGTCGTCGCCTCGGGCTATGCCGACGCCCACCGCATCGGCTGCGTCAACCCGCTCGCGCTGCCCGACATCGCCGGCCGCTCCGGCTGCGACGCGGCCATGCTCGACACCGCCGTCAAGGACGGGACCCGGCTGTTCGACCACGTGCCGCCCGACCTGTGCGCGGAGTTCGTCCGGCGGGCCCACGACTCCGGCCTGTTCGCGGCGCTCGCGGGCAGCGTCAGGGCGGACGACCTGGGCACGCTCACCGCCATCGGCACGGACATCGTGGGCGTGCGCGGGGCGGTGTGCGAGCGCGGCGACCGCACCACCGGACGGATCCAACCGCATCTGGTGGCGGCGTTCCGGGCCGAGATGGACCGGCACAGGGACCTGCACAGCCAGGAACAGAGCCGGGAACAGAACCGGGAACAGAGCACCGTCCCCGCCGGGAACTGA
- a CDS encoding aldehyde dehydrogenase family protein, which translates to MPTPQPRRPHQTRSGRGSFAVLDPATGEPFDEAPDQRPEELDAIVDRAHTAWLHWRADTNADARAAALLAAADAVEQAGPDLAPLLTREQGKPLPESYAEVARTAARLRYFATLAPQTQPIQDGRAVRSEIRWRPLGPVAAIVPWNFPLQLASAKFAPALAAGNTVVLKPSPFTPLATRMLGSVLAAVLPEDVLTIVTGREPLGERLASHPGIRHVTFTGSVPTGRAVARGAASSLARVTLELGGNDAAILLDDVDVEQIADRLFWAAFRNCGQICMAVKRVYAPVRLYSEVVEALAQRANQTVVGPGLEAGSQLGPVNNAPQLARIERYAAGALAAGARAAAGGGRLDRPGYFFAPTILADVPAQSPVVTQEQFGPVLPVLPYQSVEQAVEAANDTGFGLGGSVWGTDLDRAEQVAGRLECGTVWINHHGELSLAQPFAGAKESGVGVAGGPWGLSGNLRPFVVHRPLEA; encoded by the coding sequence ATGCCGACGCCCCAGCCCCGCCGCCCGCACCAGACCCGCAGCGGCCGCGGCAGCTTCGCGGTCCTGGACCCCGCGACCGGCGAACCCTTCGACGAGGCGCCCGACCAACGCCCCGAGGAACTGGACGCGATCGTCGACCGGGCCCACACGGCCTGGCTCCACTGGCGCGCCGACACCAACGCCGACGCCCGCGCCGCCGCACTGCTCGCGGCGGCCGACGCGGTGGAGCAGGCCGGGCCGGACCTGGCCCCCCTGCTCACCCGCGAGCAGGGCAAGCCGCTGCCGGAGTCCTACGCGGAGGTGGCCCGCACCGCGGCCCGCCTGCGCTACTTCGCCACGCTCGCCCCGCAGACCCAGCCGATCCAGGACGGCCGAGCCGTGCGCAGCGAGATCCGCTGGCGGCCGCTGGGTCCGGTCGCCGCGATCGTCCCGTGGAACTTCCCGCTCCAACTCGCCTCCGCAAAGTTCGCTCCGGCGCTGGCCGCGGGCAACACGGTGGTGCTCAAACCCTCCCCCTTCACGCCGCTGGCCACCAGGATGCTGGGATCGGTCCTGGCCGCCGTCCTGCCCGAGGACGTCCTCACGATCGTCACCGGCCGCGAACCCCTCGGCGAGCGCCTCGCCTCCCACCCGGGGATCCGCCACGTCACCTTCACCGGCTCGGTGCCCACCGGCCGCGCCGTGGCGCGGGGCGCGGCGTCCTCACTGGCCAGGGTCACCCTGGAGCTGGGCGGCAACGACGCCGCGATCCTGCTCGACGACGTGGACGTGGAGCAGATCGCGGACCGGCTGTTCTGGGCGGCGTTCCGCAACTGCGGGCAGATCTGCATGGCGGTCAAGCGCGTCTACGCCCCGGTCCGGCTCTACTCCGAGGTCGTCGAAGCCCTCGCGCAGCGCGCGAATCAGACCGTCGTGGGGCCGGGTCTGGAAGCGGGATCGCAACTGGGACCGGTCAACAACGCTCCTCAGCTCGCCCGGATCGAGCGCTACGCGGCCGGGGCCCTGGCAGCCGGCGCCCGCGCGGCGGCCGGCGGAGGCCGGCTCGACAGGCCGGGCTACTTCTTCGCCCCGACGATCCTGGCCGACGTCCCGGCCCAAAGCCCGGTGGTCACTCAGGAGCAGTTCGGCCCGGTACTGCCGGTACTGCCGTATCAAAGTGTTGAGCAGGCCGTCGAAGCGGCCAACGACACCGGCTTCGGCCTCGGCGGCTCGGTGTGGGGAACCGATCTGGACCGGGCCGAGCAGGTGGCCGGACGGCTCGAATGCGGGACGGTCTGGATCAACCACCACGGCGAACTCTCCCTGGCCCAGCCGTTCGCGGGCGCCAAGGAAAGCGGCGTGGGTGTCGCGGGCGGGCCGTGGGGCTTGTCCGGGAACCTGCGACCGTTCGTCGTGCACCGGCCTCTGGAGGCGTGA
- a CDS encoding NAD(P)-dependent alcohol dehydrogenase, translating into MRFGAAVLRSPEGRFTVEQVALDAGPAPDEVLVRIAGCGMCRTDLAVRRSAGRSPLPAVLGHEGAGVVVETGGPDTRPAVGDHVVLSFDSCGHCHACLGGAPAYCDSFAELNLFGGRTENAARFADAAGIPLAPRWFGQSSFAEYAMVPARNAVRVDPALPVELLGPLGCGFLTGAGAVLNTFGAGPGDALAVLGAGAVGLAAIMAAAAAGAVVVAVDRHPERLAMAERFGAVPLYGTGGLADRIRRLTDGGVRYALDTTVSPELINEALRALRPTGHLGLVARLHQTLPLEPGALDRGRKLSHICEGDAVPGLLIPRLTKLWQAGRFPFDQLIRTYPLDEINEAEHDCETGRVVKPVLIPAS; encoded by the coding sequence ATCCGGTTCGGCGCGGCGGTACTGCGTTCCCCCGAGGGCCGGTTCACCGTCGAGCAGGTGGCCTTGGACGCGGGACCGGCGCCGGACGAGGTGCTGGTCAGGATCGCGGGGTGCGGGATGTGCCGCACCGACCTGGCCGTCCGCCGCTCGGCGGGCCGCTCGCCGCTGCCGGCGGTCCTCGGCCACGAGGGCGCCGGGGTCGTCGTGGAGACGGGAGGCCCGGACACCCGGCCGGCCGTCGGCGACCACGTCGTACTGAGCTTCGACTCCTGCGGACACTGCCACGCCTGTCTCGGCGGCGCCCCCGCCTACTGTGATTCCTTCGCCGAGCTCAACCTGTTCGGTGGGCGTACCGAGAACGCAGCGCGGTTCGCCGACGCGGCCGGAATCCCCTTGGCGCCCCGGTGGTTCGGCCAGTCCTCGTTCGCCGAGTACGCGATGGTCCCGGCCCGCAACGCCGTCCGGGTCGATCCCGCGCTGCCCGTGGAACTGCTCGGCCCGCTCGGCTGCGGCTTCCTCACCGGCGCCGGGGCCGTCCTGAACACCTTCGGCGCCGGGCCCGGCGATGCCCTCGCCGTCCTCGGCGCGGGCGCCGTGGGCCTGGCGGCGATCATGGCGGCGGCCGCTGCCGGGGCCGTGGTCGTGGCCGTCGACCGGCACCCCGAGCGCCTGGCGATGGCCGAGCGCTTCGGCGCCGTCCCGCTGTACGGGACCGGCGGCCTCGCCGACCGTATCAGGCGGCTGACGGACGGCGGGGTGCGGTACGCGCTGGACACCACGGTCTCGCCGGAACTGATCAACGAAGCACTCAGGGCTCTGCGACCGACCGGCCATCTCGGCCTGGTGGCACGGCTCCACCAGACGCTGCCGCTGGAGCCCGGTGCTCTGGACCGAGGCCGGAAGCTGTCCCACATCTGCGAGGGCGACGCGGTGCCCGGCCTGCTCATCCCACGGCTGACCAAGCTCTGGCAGGCCGGCCGTTTCCCCTTCGACCAGCTCATTCGCACCTACCCGCTCGACGAGATCAACGAGGCCGAGCACGACTGCGAGACGGGGCGCGTCGTCAAGCCGGTCCTGATACCCGCGTCCTGA
- a CDS encoding class I SAM-dependent methyltransferase — MTADLTQPNTGTGGVDGGVGVTALLVAAARAIETHRPDSLAQDLFAEHFVHSAPASAGWPVRIDQVPDGDANPLWGRFARYFGLRTRVFDDFLLQAVHAGAHQVVLLGAGLDARAYRLDWPAGCVIFELDREGVLAFKHRVLKGLAATPKAARVPIPTDLRADWVRALTDAGFDPAAPSAWLAEGLLFYLPGAAETQLVTAVDRLAAPGSELAFEVKLDEDLMAHRDSPLYTETRRQIGIDLLDLFAKEARPDSAGDLARRGWSTSVATPYEYTVRLGRGPLPEPNDALGGNRWVFADRRTP, encoded by the coding sequence ATGACGGCCGACCTGACGCAGCCGAACACCGGCACGGGAGGCGTGGACGGCGGCGTCGGCGTCACCGCCCTCCTGGTCGCCGCGGCCCGCGCGATCGAGACCCACCGCCCCGACAGCCTCGCCCAGGACCTGTTCGCCGAACACTTCGTGCACAGCGCGCCGGCCTCGGCGGGTTGGCCGGTGCGCATCGACCAGGTCCCGGACGGCGACGCGAACCCGTTGTGGGGCCGCTTCGCCCGCTACTTCGGCCTGCGGACCAGGGTCTTCGACGACTTCCTCCTACAAGCGGTCCACGCCGGCGCACACCAGGTCGTCCTGCTCGGAGCCGGGCTCGACGCGCGGGCCTACCGGCTCGACTGGCCCGCCGGCTGCGTGATCTTCGAGCTGGACCGGGAAGGCGTGCTGGCGTTCAAGCACAGGGTGCTCAAGGGCCTGGCGGCCACCCCGAAGGCGGCACGTGTCCCGATCCCGACCGACCTGCGCGCCGACTGGGTCAGGGCCCTGACAGACGCGGGCTTCGACCCGGCGGCCCCGAGCGCCTGGCTGGCCGAGGGCCTGCTGTTCTACCTGCCCGGCGCCGCCGAGACGCAGCTCGTCACCGCGGTGGACCGGCTGGCCGCGCCCGGAAGCGAGCTGGCCTTCGAAGTGAAACTCGATGAGGACCTGATGGCACACCGGGACAGCCCCCTCTACACCGAGACCAGGCGCCAGATCGGCATCGACCTGCTCGACCTGTTCGCGAAGGAGGCGCGACCGGACTCCGCGGGCGACTTGGCGCGCAGAGGCTGGTCCACGTCAGTCGCCACCCCGTACGAATACACCGTCCGCCTCGGCCGCGGTCCGCTGCCCGAGCCGAACGACGCGCTGGGCGGGAACCGGTGGGTGTTCGCCGATCGCCGGACGCCATGA
- a CDS encoding alpha/beta hydrolase, with protein MRETAGTPMSMERLAEIRAEDAAELPTLDELSRGGRFDVASYSVPVSASASASAAASESASATSGEPEVTLLVCTPVSAPATERPAIYVTHGGGYFSGDHRHLFFLDPLLDDAAHFGASVVSVGYRLAPEHPYPAQIDDVYSGLLWTAGHAAELGLDPERIVVAGTSAGGGLTAALASLVRDQGGPRLLGQMLMCPMLDDRNDSDSAYQMDGADVWDRSWNGFGWQAMLGSARGGPDVSPYAAPARATDLSGLPPAFIDVGSAETLRDEALAHADRIWRAGGSAELHVWPGGFHAFDLVVPDAALSREARRARRSWLGRVLAAGALPAREPAQS; from the coding sequence ATGCGGGAGACGGCCGGAACACCGATGAGCATGGAGCGGCTCGCGGAGATCCGGGCCGAGGACGCCGCCGAGCTGCCGACGCTCGACGAGCTGTCCCGGGGTGGCCGCTTCGACGTGGCTTCGTACTCGGTGCCGGTATCGGCATCGGCATCGGCGTCCGCGGCGGCATCGGAATCAGCGTCCGCGACATCCGGCGAACCCGAGGTCACGCTGCTGGTCTGCACGCCGGTGTCGGCCCCGGCCACCGAGCGCCCCGCGATCTACGTCACGCACGGCGGCGGCTACTTCAGCGGCGATCACCGGCACCTGTTCTTCCTCGACCCGCTGCTGGACGACGCCGCGCACTTCGGGGCCTCGGTGGTCTCGGTCGGGTACCGGCTCGCGCCGGAGCATCCATATCCGGCGCAGATCGACGACGTCTACTCCGGACTGCTCTGGACCGCCGGCCACGCGGCCGAACTCGGACTGGACCCGGAGCGGATCGTCGTCGCGGGCACCAGCGCCGGCGGCGGTCTGACGGCGGCGCTGGCCTCGCTGGTGCGCGACCAGGGCGGCCCGCGACTGCTCGGGCAGATGTTGATGTGCCCGATGCTCGACGACCGAAACGACAGCGACTCGGCGTACCAGATGGACGGTGCCGACGTCTGGGACCGGAGCTGGAACGGGTTCGGGTGGCAGGCCATGCTGGGGTCCGCGCGCGGCGGCCCGGACGTGTCGCCCTACGCCGCGCCGGCCCGGGCCACGGACCTGTCCGGTCTGCCGCCGGCGTTCATCGACGTCGGCTCGGCGGAGACGCTGCGCGACGAGGCCCTCGCCCACGCCGACCGCATCTGGCGGGCCGGCGGCTCGGCCGAGCTGCACGTGTGGCCCGGCGGCTTCCACGCGTTCGATCTCGTGGTCCCGGACGCCGCACTCAGCCGGGAGGCTCGGCGGGCGCGTCGTTCGTGGTTGGGGCGGGTCTTGGCCGCTGGAGCGCTTCCGGCTCGGGAACCGGCGCAGTCCTAG
- a CDS encoding pyridoxamine 5'-phosphate oxidase family protein, whose protein sequence is MTELADFARIAAADHGLCVASTLRADGTIHSSVVNAGVLRHPGGDHDVAAFVAIGGSRKLTHLRARPHATLVARAGWDWAAVEGDVELIGPDDEYAGTDAEALRLLLRAIFTAAGGTHDDWPTYDRVMAEERRAAVLINPTRIYSNAR, encoded by the coding sequence ATGACCGAACTCGCGGACTTCGCCCGGATCGCCGCCGCCGACCACGGCCTGTGCGTGGCCTCCACGCTGAGGGCCGATGGCACGATCCACAGCTCCGTCGTCAACGCCGGCGTCCTGCGCCACCCCGGGGGCGACCACGACGTCGCCGCCTTCGTGGCCATCGGCGGTTCCAGGAAGCTGACCCACCTGCGGGCCCGGCCGCACGCCACGCTCGTGGCGCGCGCCGGGTGGGACTGGGCCGCCGTGGAGGGCGACGTGGAGCTCATCGGTCCGGACGACGAGTACGCCGGGACCGATGCCGAGGCGCTTCGCCTCCTGCTCAGGGCGATCTTCACGGCGGCGGGCGGCACGCACGACGACTGGCCGACCTACGACCGGGTCATGGCCGAGGAGCGGCGCGCCGCCGTCCTGATCAACCCGACGCGGATCTATTCGAACGCCCGGTGA
- a CDS encoding PP2C family protein-serine/threonine phosphatase: protein MSLSAAPSGPRPLWTGLALLMTVGAIVLSDVLTPAWFHARSLLLLVPVAAALTSSILITALTVAGAIGAFVYLAWAGSAVEFTSGYVILVVGCLVAALFVAAVREQQRRRLAVSDEVARAVQRAVLRPLPSTIADLRVAEAYLPAAEGALIGGDWYDVQPSRYGVRVVIGDVSGKGLAAVDASAALLGAFREAGYHEASLQEVARRLEICMQRHNIWARTVEGRDHDGFATALLLNISEGCMDVIDFGHVPALVLNPGEGTLTEIEFDSAPPLGLGELAVGPPAVKRLPFQAGDLLVLVTDGITESRDSLGDFYPLIDRLRAMAVDGPELEPGRGPGPDSLRDALIADVTRYRRKGPSDDAAIVVIRRDAAKLIEQDSDARRLYEADPLGW from the coding sequence ATGAGTCTCAGTGCGGCGCCGTCCGGCCCGAGACCGCTTTGGACCGGGCTGGCGCTGCTGATGACCGTGGGAGCCATCGTGCTCTCCGACGTGCTCACACCTGCCTGGTTCCACGCGCGCTCGCTGCTGTTGCTGGTACCGGTCGCCGCGGCCCTGACCTCCTCGATATTGATCACCGCGCTGACGGTCGCCGGCGCGATAGGAGCCTTCGTCTACCTGGCGTGGGCCGGGTCGGCAGTCGAGTTCACCAGCGGGTACGTCATCTTGGTGGTCGGCTGCCTTGTCGCCGCACTGTTCGTCGCGGCTGTGCGTGAGCAGCAGCGGCGCCGGTTGGCCGTCTCCGACGAGGTCGCGCGAGCTGTGCAGCGTGCGGTGCTGCGCCCGCTGCCGAGCACGATCGCCGATCTGCGTGTCGCCGAGGCGTATCTGCCGGCGGCGGAAGGCGCGTTGATCGGCGGCGACTGGTACGACGTACAGCCGTCCCGCTATGGCGTGCGTGTGGTGATCGGAGACGTCAGCGGAAAAGGGCTTGCCGCCGTTGATGCCTCGGCGGCGCTGTTGGGCGCGTTTCGGGAAGCGGGATATCACGAGGCCAGCCTCCAGGAAGTGGCGCGCCGTCTGGAGATCTGCATGCAGCGCCACAACATCTGGGCCCGAACAGTGGAGGGGCGCGACCATGACGGGTTCGCGACGGCGCTGTTGCTGAACATCAGCGAGGGCTGCATGGATGTGATCGACTTCGGACACGTGCCGGCGTTGGTGCTGAACCCGGGAGAGGGAACGCTCACCGAGATCGAGTTCGACTCGGCACCGCCGCTGGGCCTGGGGGAGTTGGCAGTCGGGCCACCGGCTGTGAAGCGCTTGCCGTTCCAGGCCGGTGACCTGCTGGTGCTGGTGACCGACGGCATCACCGAGAGCCGTGACTCCCTCGGCGACTTCTACCCCCTGATCGATCGACTGCGGGCCATGGCCGTTGACGGGCCCGAGCTTGAGCCCGGACGCGGACCCGGGCCCGACAGCCTGCGCGACGCCCTGATCGCGGACGTCACCCGGTACCGGCGCAAAGGGCCTTCCGATGACGCGGCGATCGTGGTCATCCGGCGCGACGCCGCGAAGCTGATCGAGCAGGACTCTGACGCCCGACGGCTGTATGAGGCGGATCCGCTGGGCTGGTGA
- a CDS encoding MarR family winged helix-turn-helix transcriptional regulator: protein MNSTGHDIAESLGQLLRRGTREHFYTRLTDGLGEAVDELTYPVLSGLARTGACSAADLGREIGLDRTTVTRRADRLERAGLLERRPDPADGRATLLALTEDGRTVIAVSRQRLDAGIDESLAAWPEGDAQTFARLLRRFLDEGPFAADRE from the coding sequence GTGAACTCGACCGGACACGACATCGCCGAATCCCTCGGGCAACTCCTGCGACGAGGCACCCGTGAGCACTTCTACACGCGGCTGACCGACGGGTTGGGGGAAGCCGTCGACGAGCTCACCTACCCGGTCCTCAGCGGCCTGGCCCGCACCGGCGCGTGCAGCGCCGCCGACCTGGGCCGCGAGATCGGACTGGACCGCACCACCGTCACCCGCCGCGCCGACCGCCTGGAACGCGCGGGCCTGCTTGAGCGCCGGCCGGACCCGGCCGACGGCCGCGCCACCCTCCTGGCGCTCACCGAAGACGGCCGCACCGTCATCGCGGTGAGCCGGCAGCGGTTGGACGCGGGGATCGACGAATCCCTGGCGGCCTGGCCGGAAGGCGACGCACAAACCTTCGCGCGCCTCCTGCGGCGCTTCCTCGACGAGGGCCCCTTCGCCGCCGACCGGGAATGA
- a CDS encoding nuclear transport factor 2 family protein, which yields MNTTDIRTALTDLLLTPGLDLDEAAERHFAPDYRQRTDGDWADRTEFLAHIAHLRTITAGGSVEVHDELSRDNRYADRHTMEIVKTDGSTVRMEVYLFAEFAPDGRFRRIEETTLMLSGSDSDRNLGSAR from the coding sequence ATGAACACCACCGACATCCGCACCGCTCTCACCGACCTGCTCCTGACCCCCGGCCTGGACCTGGACGAGGCCGCCGAGCGGCACTTCGCCCCCGACTACCGCCAGCGCACCGACGGCGACTGGGCCGACCGCACCGAGTTCCTCGCCCACATCGCCCACCTGCGCACCATCACCGCCGGCGGCTCGGTCGAGGTCCACGACGAGCTCTCCCGCGACAACCGGTACGCCGACCGCCACACGATGGAGATCGTCAAGACCGACGGATCCACAGTCCGCATGGAGGTCTACCTCTTCGCCGAGTTCGCCCCCGACGGCCGCTTCCGCCGCATCGAGGAGACGACCCTGATGCTCTCCGGCTCCGACAGCGACCGGAACCTCGGCAGCGCCCGCTGA
- a CDS encoding DUF5324 family protein, with the protein MKHLTHKAPERSRLGEVGHTVSERTAEAGHKLREEFDEVAPKVTTAASRAAHTVAHTTAERTRPIRAEAASRGSAALSGLLGEVSPAQIERISRHGTRGGGSRSRGRIALLLAAVGGVLVWVMWWKRSDPTLSPWPEDASALAPEPVAGAAEPKTP; encoded by the coding sequence ATGAAGCACCTGACGCACAAGGCGCCGGAACGCAGTCGTCTTGGCGAGGTCGGGCACACCGTGTCCGAGCGCACCGCCGAGGCCGGACACAAGCTCCGCGAAGAGTTCGACGAGGTGGCGCCCAAGGTCACCACGGCCGCGTCGAGGGCGGCGCACACGGTCGCGCACACCACGGCCGAACGCACCCGCCCGATCCGGGCCGAGGCCGCCTCCCGGGGTTCGGCGGCACTGTCCGGCCTGCTCGGCGAGGTGAGCCCGGCCCAGATCGAGCGGATCTCGCGGCATGGGACGCGCGGCGGCGGGTCCCGGTCCCGCGGCAGGATCGCGCTGCTGCTGGCCGCGGTGGGCGGCGTGCTGGTCTGGGTGATGTGGTGGAAGCGCTCCGACCCGACCCTGAGCCCGTGGCCGGAGGACGCCTCCGCGCTGGCACCGGAACCGGTCGCGGGTGCGGCTGAGCCGAAGACGCCCTGA
- a CDS encoding LysR family transcriptional regulator, producing MGRQAPQDRADLDPRLLRGFVAVAEEGHFGNAASRLAIAQPALSRQIQQLERQLGLELFTRTPRGAALTAAGARILPEARQALAQNDWILQVSAMLAGGPVAAVRIAAPMPLPSQSLIAQALREFRRDYPEVPVEVLELPDQEQAAAVSRGDIDLALSWDSWDSRDEPDTPGLLAEPLLTEKSYAVVPAGHALSALDSIGPKDLSSYPVLFPVQERGHCWHLLRTAADASGVSIRPVQTAPSAVLNLVRGGLGISVVPGSFRLAADPELAFIPVADQTNTTTLLRRATGLPATVQRFVAQTRDAAAALADEHPDVWTSADSWAG from the coding sequence ATGGGCAGACAAGCGCCGCAGGATCGGGCGGACCTCGATCCCCGTTTGCTCCGCGGCTTCGTCGCCGTCGCGGAGGAGGGCCACTTCGGGAACGCGGCGTCCCGGCTGGCCATCGCGCAGCCCGCCCTGAGCCGGCAGATCCAGCAGCTCGAACGGCAGCTGGGATTGGAGCTGTTCACGCGGACCCCGCGCGGGGCCGCCCTGACCGCGGCCGGTGCCCGGATCCTGCCGGAGGCCAGGCAGGCTCTGGCTCAGAACGACTGGATCCTGCAGGTCTCTGCGATGCTGGCCGGCGGGCCGGTCGCCGCGGTCCGCATCGCCGCGCCGATGCCGCTGCCTTCCCAGAGCCTGATCGCCCAGGCGTTGCGGGAGTTCCGGCGCGACTATCCCGAAGTCCCGGTCGAGGTTCTGGAACTGCCCGACCAGGAGCAGGCCGCCGCCGTGTCCCGGGGAGACATCGATCTGGCCCTGTCCTGGGATTCCTGGGATTCCCGGGACGAGCCCGACACGCCCGGTTTGCTCGCCGAGCCCTTGCTGACCGAGAAGAGCTACGCCGTCGTCCCGGCCGGCCATGCCCTGTCCGCGCTGGACAGCATCGGGCCCAAGGACCTCAGCTCCTATCCGGTGCTGTTTCCCGTCCAGGAACGCGGCCACTGCTGGCACCTGCTGCGGACCGCCGCGGACGCCTCGGGGGTGTCGATCCGGCCTGTCCAGACCGCACCCTCGGCAGTGCTGAACCTCGTCCGGGGCGGACTGGGCATCTCGGTGGTGCCGGGGTCCTTCCGCCTGGCTGCCGATCCGGAACTGGCTTTCATCCCGGTCGCCGACCAGACCAACACCACGACCCTGCTCAGGCGCGCGACCGGGCTGCCGGCCACCGTGCAGAGGTTCGTCGCCCAGACCCGGGACGCGGCTGCCGCCTTGGCCGACGAGCACCCGGACGTGTGGACGAGTGCCGACTCGTGGGCCGGCTGA